The following are encoded together in the Elusimicrobiota bacterium genome:
- a CDS encoding TIGR01777 family oxidoreductase: protein MKVLVAGGSGFIGRALCARLGALGHEAVILTRRPAAAAPGQVRWDGAGMAPEWLRAAGDCSAWINLCGEGIADSRWSRARRTVLRESRLAPTRALVAGLEKVGAKPAVLINASAVGCYGETGDQAVDESAPYGEGFLAELCRDWELEALKAAALGVRTVCLRLGVVLGAGGGMLSRLVPLFRLGLGGPLGDGRQWLSWISREDFAGLVAHLLAADVSGAVNAVSPKPVTNEEFCRTLGRVLGRPAALRVPSFALRLAFGQMADALLLGQRASPRKALDSGYAFRQPDLEAVLRAELS, encoded by the coding sequence ATGAAGGTCCTGGTGGCGGGAGGCAGCGGCTTCATCGGCCGCGCTCTCTGCGCTCGGCTGGGCGCGCTCGGGCACGAGGCGGTCATCCTCACCCGGCGGCCAGCGGCGGCCGCCCCGGGTCAGGTGCGCTGGGACGGAGCCGGCATGGCGCCTGAATGGCTGCGGGCCGCGGGGGACTGCTCCGCCTGGATCAACCTCTGCGGCGAAGGCATCGCGGACTCGCGCTGGAGCCGAGCGCGCCGGACCGTGCTGAGGGAGAGCCGGCTGGCGCCGACCCGAGCCTTGGTGGCCGGCCTGGAGAAAGTCGGGGCGAAACCCGCGGTCCTCATCAACGCCTCTGCCGTGGGCTGCTACGGCGAGACCGGAGACCAGGCCGTAGACGAGTCGGCCCCATACGGCGAGGGCTTCCTGGCGGAGTTGTGCCGCGACTGGGAGCTCGAGGCCCTCAAAGCCGCGGCGCTGGGCGTGCGCACGGTCTGCCTGCGCCTGGGCGTGGTGCTCGGCGCAGGCGGTGGGATGCTCTCGCGCCTGGTCCCGCTGTTCCGGCTGGGGCTGGGGGGGCCTCTGGGCGACGGCCGCCAATGGCTGTCCTGGATCTCGCGCGAGGACTTCGCCGGGCTCGTCGCGCATCTGCTGGCTGCGGATGTCTCGGGCGCGGTCAACGCCGTCTCGCCCAAGCCGGTGACCAACGAGGAATTCTGCCGGACCCTGGGCCGGGTCTTGGGCCGGCCGGCGGCGCTGAGGGTCCCGAGCTTCGCCTTGCGCCTGGCCTTCGGCCAGATGGCCGACGCCCTCCTGCTGGGGCAGAGGGCCTCTCCCCGCAAGGCCCTGGACTCGGGCTACGCCTTCAGGCAGCCGGACCTGGAGGCGGTCCTGCGCGCCGAGTTGAGCTGA
- a CDS encoding PilT/PilU family type 4a pilus ATPase, which produces MPKLEFDLATLLGDVSARGGSDLHLIHGVPPIARISGDIGALPYTVMTSEGIQEILQPYLDDYQRDLLKKEFRVNCAHTINDGRFRFSVYMALGTWGASIRVLPTKNYPLSALGLPPVVGTFVHKKSGIIFTTGATGSGKSTTMAAMLEWFNQTGRPGKIITIEDPIETIFKPCRSVFVQREVGVDTPSFDAGIIDSLRQDPDVICIGEMRDQKSIYAAMLAAETGHLVLTTLHTRDASKTAQRIVTGVSAADQDIVREQLAMTLEAVISQELLPRADGKGLVVSCEILVTTNAVRSMIRENKLDMINDAIQSGSQLGMMSKDASIKNLFAKKIITREVAMEHMRNPETLGH; this is translated from the coding sequence ATGCCAAAATTAGAATTCGACCTGGCCACTTTGTTGGGGGACGTGTCCGCCCGGGGCGGCTCGGACCTCCACCTCATCCACGGCGTCCCTCCCATCGCGCGCATCTCCGGCGACATCGGGGCCCTGCCTTACACGGTCATGACTTCCGAGGGAATCCAGGAGATCCTGCAGCCCTACCTTGACGACTATCAGCGCGACCTGCTCAAGAAGGAGTTCCGGGTCAACTGCGCGCATACCATCAACGACGGCCGCTTCCGTTTCAGCGTCTACATGGCCCTGGGCACTTGGGGAGCGTCGATCCGGGTCCTGCCCACCAAGAACTATCCCCTCTCCGCGCTGGGCCTGCCTCCCGTGGTGGGCACCTTCGTGCATAAGAAGTCGGGCATCATCTTCACCACCGGCGCCACGGGCAGCGGCAAGAGCACGACCATGGCCGCCATGCTGGAGTGGTTCAACCAGACCGGCCGCCCCGGCAAGATCATCACCATCGAGGACCCCATCGAGACTATCTTCAAGCCCTGCCGCTCCGTCTTCGTCCAGCGCGAGGTGGGGGTGGACACCCCCTCCTTCGACGCCGGCATCATCGACTCCCTGCGGCAGGACCCGGACGTGATCTGCATCGGCGAGATGCGCGACCAGAAGTCCATCTACGCGGCCATGCTCGCCGCCGAGACCGGGCACCTGGTCCTGACCACGCTGCACACCCGCGACGCCTCCAAGACGGCCCAGCGCATCGTCACCGGCGTCTCCGCCGCCGATCAGGACATCGTCCGGGAGCAGCTGGCCATGACGCTCGAGGCCGTCATCTCCCAGGAACTCCTGCCCCGGGCCGACGGCAAGGGGCTGGTCGTCTCCTGCGAGATCCTCGTCACCACGAACGCCGTGCGCTCGATGATCCGCGAGAACAAGCTGGACATGATCAACGACGCGATCCAATCCGGAAGCCAGCTCGGGATGATGTCAAAGGATGCCTCCATCAAGAACCTTTTCGCCAAGAAGATCATCACACGCGAGGTGGCCATGGAGCACATGCGCAATCCCGAGACCCTCGGGCACTGA
- a CDS encoding cyclic nucleotide-binding domain-containing protein — protein MADAPVRIVCDDNFAKFLAGALRLESFFPEFLASHVEKCFPRSGLYAYPDGYHVVEQGDRGRDIYVIYNGWVEIIQSLGCAAADLARLGPGDILGEIALLRDGVRVATAVAGDEAQIFRLAFEDMQYLLQNNPPLCEHLNALAAKRLGG, from the coding sequence ATGGCCGACGCGCCGGTGCGCATCGTCTGCGACGACAACTTCGCCAAGTTCCTGGCCGGAGCGCTGCGCTTGGAGAGCTTCTTCCCCGAGTTCCTGGCCAGCCACGTCGAGAAGTGCTTCCCGCGTAGCGGCCTCTACGCCTACCCCGACGGCTACCATGTCGTCGAGCAGGGCGACCGGGGCCGCGACATCTACGTCATCTACAACGGCTGGGTCGAAATCATCCAGAGCCTGGGCTGCGCCGCTGCGGACTTGGCGCGCCTGGGGCCGGGCGACATCCTGGGCGAGATCGCGCTGTTGCGCGACGGGGTGCGCGTGGCCACGGCCGTGGCCGGCGACGAGGCGCAGATCTTCCGGCTGGCCTTCGAGGACATGCAGTACCTGCTCCAGAACAACCCGCCGCTGTGCGAGCACCTCAACGCGCTGGCGGCCAAGCGCCTGGGCGGCTAG
- a CDS encoding YtxH domain-containing protein codes for MSSEDRGSSLILFMVGAAIGAGLGVLFAPKSGKDTREQIGDWLKEKREEGGDLLAKIKEDGLHKKEAIAAALKAGKQAYAEADKHS; via the coding sequence ATGTCAAGTGAGGACAGAGGCTCGAGCCTGATTTTGTTCATGGTCGGCGCCGCCATCGGCGCGGGCCTGGGCGTCCTTTTTGCGCCCAAATCCGGTAAGGACACCCGCGAGCAGATCGGCGACTGGCTCAAGGAGAAGCGCGAGGAAGGCGGAGATCTGCTGGCCAAGATCAAGGAAGACGGCCTGCACAAGAAGGAAGCCATCGCGGCCGCCCTCAAGGCCGGCAAGCAGGCTTACGCGGAGGCCGACAAGCACAGCTGA
- a CDS encoding aminopeptidase P family protein, with translation MKQTLPGSPCREHRRAVSAKLDDGLILLSGGEMVARNADTDYEFRQKSDFLYLCGVDEPGCSLLIDPRRRRQTLFMPRIDNEHRVWLGHVPGPAEAKRLYGVESVAYADTLPKELRRTRRGYRAVYADKGALKLHRKSLSGLKARPAQLTEALCELRACKTPGEVALIERASAATARAHRAVMRGARPGQFEYEAQALFEAECRKAGLPLLAFPTIAASGTNAAVLHYHRNDSRMRAGDLLLLDAGAECRGYAADITRTFPVSGRFTGRQKDVYSIVLQAQKECIAMARPGLPSADLHRHSMRVIAEGLKSLRILRGETDGLVENGAVRLFYPHGLSHMMGLDVHDAAGGRRRKLRNPFKFLLRFVAKLEPGFVVTVEPGLYFIGALLRDPENRRKQKASVDFSRAERFLDFGGVRIEDDILIMPSGPARNLTDVPKDIRDVEEACRR, from the coding sequence ATGAAACAGACCCTGCCGGGCTCTCCCTGCCGTGAACACCGCCGCGCCGTCTCCGCCAAGCTCGACGACGGCTTGATCCTGCTCTCCGGCGGCGAGATGGTGGCGCGCAACGCGGACACGGACTATGAGTTCCGCCAGAAATCCGATTTCCTCTATCTCTGCGGCGTGGACGAGCCGGGTTGCTCTTTGCTCATCGATCCCCGCCGCCGGCGGCAGACCCTCTTCATGCCGCGCATCGACAACGAGCACCGCGTCTGGCTCGGCCACGTGCCCGGACCTGCCGAGGCCAAGCGCCTCTACGGAGTGGAGAGCGTCGCCTATGCCGACACTTTGCCCAAAGAGCTGCGCCGCACGCGGCGGGGCTATCGCGCCGTCTACGCTGACAAAGGCGCCTTGAAGCTCCACCGCAAGAGCCTGAGCGGCCTGAAGGCCCGTCCCGCGCAGCTCACCGAGGCCCTCTGCGAACTGCGCGCCTGCAAGACGCCCGGGGAGGTCGCGCTCATCGAGCGCGCCAGCGCGGCGACCGCCCGCGCGCACCGCGCGGTGATGCGCGGCGCGCGCCCGGGCCAGTTCGAGTACGAGGCCCAGGCCCTCTTCGAGGCCGAATGCCGCAAGGCTGGGCTGCCCCTGCTGGCCTTCCCCACCATCGCCGCTTCCGGGACCAACGCCGCGGTCCTGCATTACCACCGCAACGACTCCCGCATGCGGGCCGGTGACCTCCTGCTGCTCGACGCAGGCGCGGAATGCCGGGGCTACGCGGCCGACATCACGCGCACCTTCCCGGTGAGCGGACGCTTCACCGGCCGGCAGAAGGATGTGTACTCCATCGTGCTGCAGGCCCAGAAGGAATGCATCGCCATGGCCCGGCCCGGACTGCCCTCCGCCGACCTGCACCGGCATTCCATGCGGGTCATAGCCGAAGGCCTCAAGTCCTTGCGCATCCTGCGGGGCGAGACCGACGGTCTGGTGGAGAACGGGGCCGTGCGGCTCTTCTACCCCCACGGGCTCTCGCACATGATGGGGCTCGACGTCCACGACGCGGCCGGCGGACGCCGGCGCAAGCTGCGCAACCCCTTCAAGTTCCTGCTGCGCTTCGTGGCCAAGCTCGAGCCCGGCTTCGTGGTCACGGTCGAGCCCGGGCTCTACTTCATCGGCGCGCTGCTGCGCGATCCGGAGAACCGCCGCAAACAGAAGGCCTCGGTGGACTTCAGCCGCGCCGAGCGCTTCCTGGATTTCGGGGGCGTGCGCATCGAGGACGACATCCTCATCATGCCGAGCGGCCCGGCGCGCAATCTGACGGACGTCCCCAAGGATATCCGCGACGTAGAAGAGGCCTGCCGCCGCTAG